A single window of Odontesthes bonariensis isolate fOdoBon6 unplaced genomic scaffold, fOdoBon6.hap1 scaffold_287, whole genome shotgun sequence DNA harbors:
- the LOC142376410 gene encoding mitogen-activated protein kinase 12-like: ELTAPPHMPFCSHLCAEPVSTHDSVCFSSAWDRRSGAQVAIKKLHRPFQSKLFAKRAYRELRLLKHMKHENVIGLLDVFTAEISLDRLRDFYLVMPFMGTDLGKLMKVERLSEDRVQFLVYQMLRGLKYIHSAGIIHRDLKPGNLAINPDCELKILDFGLARQADAEMTGYVVTRWYRAPEVILNWMHYTQTVDIWSAGCIMAEMLLGKPLFKGNDHLDQLREIMKITGTPTPDFVLKLQNQDAKNYIRSLAKVPKKDLHSLFSKAGSNAVSVLEEMLLLDPESRASASEALELPFFSEFRDGEEEAEALPYDQTMDNTDLPLDQWKRHTFTEILTFRPPKDSKETSL; the protein is encoded by the exons atgagctaactgcccccccacacatgccattctgctcACACCTCTGTGCTGAACCTGTTTCCACTCATGATTCTGTGTGTTTCAGCTCGGCGTGGGACCGCCGCTCGGGGGCCCAGGTGGCCATTAAGAAGCTGCACCGGCCCTTTCAGTCCAAACTCTTCGCCAAGCGGGCCTACAGGGAGCTGCGGCTGCTCAAGCACATGAAGCACGAAAAC GTCATCGGGCTGCTGGACGTCTTCACCGCTGAGATCTCTTTGGATCGGCTCCGGGACTT CTACCTGGTGATGCCGTTCATGGGCACCGACCTCGGGAAGCTGATGAAGGTGGAGAGGCTGTCGGAGGACAGGGTGCAGTTCCTGGTTTACCAGATGCTGCGAGGCCTCAAG TACATCCATTCGGCGGGGATCATCCACAGG GACCTTAAACCGGGAAACTTAGCCATTAACCCAGACTGTGAGCTAAAG ATTCTGGACTTCGGCCTGGCGAGGCAGGCGGACGCAGAGATGACGGGCTACGTGGTGACGCGCTGGTACCGAGCGCCCGAGGTCATCCTCAACTGGATGCACTACACCCAAACAG TGGATATCTGGTCGGCAGGTTGCATCATGGCAGAGATGCTGCTGGGAAAGCCGCTGTTCAAAGGGAACGATC ATCTGGATCAGCTCAGAGAAATCATGAAGATTACAGGAACTCCAACTCCCGACTTTGTGCTGAAACTACAGAACCAAGAT GCCAAAAACTACATCAGAAGCTTAGCCAAAGTGCCCAAAAAAGATCTGCACAGCCTCTTCTCCAAAGCCGGCTCAAACG CGGTGAGCGTCCTGGAGGAGATGCTGCTCCTGGACCCGGAGAGCCGGGCGAGTGCCTCGGAGGCGCTGGAGCTGCCCTTCTTCAGCGAGTTCAGAGACGGGGAGGAGGAGGCCGAGGCGCTGCCGTACGACCAGACCATGGACAACACGGACCTGCCGCTGGACCAGTGGAAAC GTCACACGTTCACAGAGATTTTAACCTTCAGGCCTCCCAAAGACTCCAAGGAGACGTCACTTTGA